In Deferribacter desulfuricans SSM1, the following are encoded in one genomic region:
- a CDS encoding methylated-DNA--[protein]-cysteine S-methyltransferase gives MSVIRITDFFSAEVSFDKTVEKIIKVKILFGDYDNYETEKLPADIVRYFKKYPFENIDVFSLVETEKINSTFLKIYKNLLDVSYGKTITYGELAEKSGIKNGARVVGNAMAKNNYPLIIPCHRVVAKNGLGGFYYGLDNKQKLLNWERSL, from the coding sequence GTGAGTGTTATAAGAATTACAGATTTTTTTAGTGCAGAAGTTAGTTTTGATAAAACGGTAGAGAAAATAATAAAGGTTAAAATATTATTTGGAGATTATGATAATTATGAAACGGAAAAGCTGCCTGCTGATATTGTGAGATATTTTAAAAAGTATCCTTTTGAAAATATTGATGTTTTTAGTTTGGTTGAAACGGAAAAAATTAATTCAACTTTTTTAAAGATTTATAAAAATCTTTTAGATGTGAGTTATGGTAAGACGATCACTTATGGAGAACTTGCTGAAAAATCTGGAATAAAAAATGGGGCAAGAGTTGTGGGTAATGCGATGGCAAAAAATAATTACCCTTTGATTATCCCTTGTCACAGAGTGGTGGCTAAAAATGGCTTAGGTGGTTTTTATTATGGTTTAGATAACAAACAAAAACTTCTTAATTGGGAGAGAAGTTTATGA
- a CDS encoding carcinine hydrolase/isopenicillin-N N-acyltransferase family protein: protein MRLWDISDYQDLKADGFESNFNYFKNLIESLFKLQMNPAMAKSIAKSLKISTKLFWKKLSDDYKYFLEKYAVINGISRTELLYAIMFPDILSYFMVKAGKMNFRNIPDIFLGCTTSLLKSDENSTMHCRNLDYFGGSFWTAQHTIMTYRLANVVPSVNITTWGLPVIGITAVNEAGISQSVHMLFTQDVSLKGSFIMDLAYQVITKAECIEDVKKILKKRRTVSGWTIINYSHRENKGVISEISAKDIDFIEIDKPVFHYNNFYISEKLKKSEFYPSYIWIQNNHYRNKRLYELTKNKDIFNENDAVKLISDNNDYFLKDNDIFGHTVANSFTVSSTVIDFNKDCILVGDNPPPASIGVFKKYNLTDLFKGKLEEVGRNKTNHDEETYRIYELVVKVMDNLYSGKGYYSSLELINKSDLEIENSYFLQLLKSVLLIKVEDYIGAKKILKRIIESNKLDTYRNGNVKLLLGMIYDVIGERGKAIKIYKEILAQNSFFDLLDYAWKFYNKRCCKSKLQKIVPNFFLSFYLLV from the coding sequence ATGAGATTATGGGATATTTCTGATTATCAAGATTTAAAAGCGGATGGATTTGAAAGCAATTTTAACTATTTTAAAAATCTAATTGAATCTTTGTTTAAGCTTCAGATGAATCCAGCGATGGCAAAATCGATAGCAAAAAGCTTGAAGATTTCAACAAAGCTTTTTTGGAAAAAGTTGAGTGATGATTATAAATATTTTTTGGAAAAATATGCAGTTATAAATGGTATATCAAGGACTGAATTGTTATATGCCATCATGTTTCCAGATATTTTGTCATATTTTATGGTTAAAGCTGGGAAGATGAACTTTAGGAATATTCCTGATATATTTTTAGGGTGTACTACCTCTTTATTGAAAAGTGATGAAAATTCAACAATGCACTGCAGGAATTTGGATTATTTTGGTGGTTCTTTTTGGACAGCACAACATACTATTATGACTTATAGATTAGCAAATGTTGTTCCAAGTGTGAATATTACGACATGGGGGTTGCCTGTAATAGGTATTACTGCAGTGAATGAAGCAGGTATTTCTCAATCTGTTCATATGCTTTTTACTCAGGATGTAAGTCTGAAGGGTAGTTTTATTATGGATCTCGCATATCAGGTAATAACTAAGGCAGAATGTATTGAGGATGTGAAAAAGATTTTAAAAAAAAGAAGGACTGTCTCTGGTTGGACAATAATTAACTACAGTCATAGAGAAAATAAAGGGGTTATTTCTGAGATTAGTGCAAAAGATATTGATTTTATTGAAATAGATAAGCCTGTTTTCCATTATAATAATTTTTACATTTCTGAAAAATTGAAGAAATCAGAATTTTATCCGTCTTACATTTGGATTCAGAACAACCATTACAGGAATAAAAGACTTTATGAATTAACAAAGAATAAAGATATTTTTAATGAAAATGATGCGGTAAAATTGATTTCTGATAATAATGACTATTTTTTGAAAGATAATGATATTTTTGGACATACTGTGGCAAACAGTTTTACAGTTTCCTCTACAGTAATCGATTTTAATAAAGATTGTATTTTGGTTGGTGATAATCCACCTCCAGCTTCAATTGGTGTATTTAAAAAATATAATTTAACCGATTTGTTTAAAGGTAAATTAGAAGAGGTAGGTAGGAATAAAACAAATCATGATGAAGAAACTTATAGAATTTATGAATTGGTTGTAAAGGTTATGGATAATTTATATTCAGGGAAAGGGTATTATTCCAGCTTGGAACTTATCAATAAATCTGATTTAGAAATTGAAAATAGTTACTTTTTACAATTGTTAAAATCAGTTTTGCTGATAAAAGTTGAAGATTATATTGGAGCGAAGAAAATTTTAAAAAGAATTATAGAATCAAATAAACTCGATACTTATAGAAATGGAAATGTGAAACTTTTATTAGGTATGATTTATGATGTAATTGGGGAGAGGGGGAAAGCGATAAAAATTTATAAAGAGATTTTAGCGCAGAACAGTTTTTTTGACCTTTTAGATTATGCTTGGAAATTTTATAATAAAAGATGCTGTAAAAGTAAGCTGCAAAAGATTGTGCCAAACTTTTTCCTCTCTTTTTATTTGTTGGTTTAG
- a CDS encoding diguanylate cyclase, with amino-acid sequence MNDKLIDPVEIAEDIFWVGHELPDDPFQCHVYLILNGKGSILIDPGSKITFKYALEKIEQIIPFSYIKYFICQHQDPDITASLEIIRDLLIRDDAVIVSHWRAIALLKHYNLNIPMICVEKENWKLNAGGRELEFIFTPYCHFPGAFCTYDKKSKVLFSSDLFGGFTDRFKLFAEDINYFDSIAAFHEPYMPSKEILVHSLKKIEQYDIDLIAPQHGSIIRRDLIKPIINKMKNLDCGLFLLTQSSTELEKLRKLNKFLNAFLETMATYKDFTELIREFVIELRSAFDFDSIEFYTDYKGTLLYFLAETPSIWEKIKQQEYVKDILQIKMSEYYEKYPNYLYVRNVLYIPIPEIESDKIIAVMKLYLKESIVIDNDILEILKEVINFLSIAFEREFIRRKLIEEREKFYEISIHDTLTGCYSRYYLKETIKRVLAIHDRGEIRNVGIVMLDIDDFKNINDTYGHDVGDEVLKVIADIIKNEVRVGDIPVRYGGEEFMIVAVVNDIKSVYMVAERIRTKLEEYKWDAPLDKERITASFGVVLRKKGESFEDVIKRVDINLYKAKSAGKNTVICEE; translated from the coding sequence ATGAATGATAAGTTGATTGATCCAGTTGAGATTGCTGAGGATATTTTTTGGGTTGGACATGAATTGCCAGATGACCCTTTTCAATGCCATGTATATTTAATATTAAATGGGAAAGGTTCTATTTTAATCGATCCTGGTTCTAAGATAACTTTTAAATATGCATTAGAGAAGATTGAGCAGATAATACCCTTTTCGTATATAAAGTATTTTATATGTCAGCATCAAGATCCTGACATTACAGCATCCTTGGAAATCATAAGAGATCTTTTGATTAGAGATGATGCAGTTATTGTTAGCCATTGGAGAGCTATTGCTCTCTTAAAACATTACAACCTAAACATCCCTATGATATGTGTGGAAAAGGAAAATTGGAAGTTAAACGCAGGTGGGAGAGAATTAGAGTTTATCTTTACACCATATTGTCATTTTCCTGGTGCTTTTTGTACTTATGATAAAAAAAGCAAAGTCCTATTTTCAAGTGATTTGTTTGGTGGATTTACAGATAGGTTCAAACTTTTTGCAGAAGATATTAATTATTTTGATTCAATAGCTGCCTTTCATGAACCCTATATGCCATCAAAAGAGATTTTAGTACATAGTTTAAAAAAAATTGAACAGTATGATATTGATTTAATCGCTCCTCAACATGGATCAATTATTAGGAGAGATTTGATAAAACCTATAATAAATAAAATGAAAAATCTTGATTGTGGGCTTTTTTTGCTTACGCAATCAAGTACTGAGTTGGAAAAGCTTAGAAAGCTGAATAAATTCTTAAACGCTTTTTTGGAAACAATGGCAACTTATAAAGATTTTACCGAGCTTATTAGAGAGTTTGTTATAGAATTAAGGAGTGCTTTTGATTTTGATAGTATTGAATTTTATACAGATTATAAAGGGACACTTTTATATTTTTTAGCTGAGACTCCATCAATATGGGAAAAAATCAAACAGCAAGAATATGTTAAAGATATTTTACAAATAAAAATGAGTGAGTACTATGAAAAGTACCCTAACTACTTATATGTAAGAAATGTTCTATATATTCCTATCCCTGAAATTGAAAGTGATAAAATTATTGCTGTTATGAAGTTATATTTAAAAGAGTCTATTGTGATTGATAATGATATTTTAGAAATTCTGAAAGAGGTTATAAATTTCTTAAGTATAGCTTTTGAAAGAGAGTTTATCAGAAGAAAATTGATTGAAGAGCGAGAAAAATTTTATGAGATCTCTATACATGATACTTTAACAGGGTGTTATTCTAGATATTATTTGAAAGAAACAATAAAGAGAGTTTTAGCGATACATGATAGAGGGGAAATAAGAAATGTTGGTATTGTAATGCTTGATATAGATGACTTTAAAAATATAAATGACACTTATGGGCACGATGTTGGGGATGAAGTGTTAAAAGTTATTGCAGATATTATTAAAAATGAGGTTAGAGTGGGTGACATCCCTGTTAGATATGGTGGTGAAGAGTTTATGATTGTTGCGGTGGTAAATGATATCAAAAGTGTTTATATGGTTGCAGAGAGGATTAGAACAAAACTTGAAGAATACAAATGGGATGCACCGTTAGATAAGGAAAGAATTACTGCGAGTTTTGGTGTAGTACTTAGGAAAAAAGGGGAATCTTTTGAAGATGTAATTAAAAGAGTGGATATTAATTTGTATAAGGCTAAATCTGCTGGGAAAAATACTGTTATTTGCG